In the Candidatus Electrothrix rattekaaiensis genome, one interval contains:
- a CDS encoding ATP-binding protein translates to MLIEFNIKNYRSFRETQTLSMAAGTTKALQEENSFVPPVEGLPRLLRSSVIYGANGAGKSNLIKALDFVREFVLTSSMESQEGHQIISKPFLFHPGESSAPSEFEVFFLQEGVRYQYGFSATQERVIHEWLFAYPGSRAQRWFERAYNPETEEEEWYFGSKFSGQKKAWQESTRSNALFLSTAVQLNSEQLKPVFAWFKKLVIVRHGQLFSPEFTVKRCENEEGCTDILRLLQGAGIEVEGIEIKESKINQVKFPADIPDELRVAIQKDLLKKFKKVFFQHNIEETGGNCLLPLEEESDGTQKIFAYAAPLLDVLKNGRVLVVDELDNSFHPHLVRFLLSLIHDSASNKQNGQLIFSTHDTSILDAKILRRDQIWFMEKNEEQATQLYPLSDFHPRKKEALEKGYLQGRFGALPYIGEVHF, encoded by the coding sequence ATGCTTATTGAATTCAATATTAAAAATTATCGCTCATTCCGGGAAACCCAGACCTTGAGCATGGCTGCCGGGACAACGAAAGCTCTTCAGGAAGAAAACTCTTTTGTTCCGCCCGTAGAAGGCCTGCCGAGGCTGCTCAGGTCGTCCGTCATCTATGGAGCTAACGGGGCAGGAAAGAGTAACCTTATTAAGGCACTTGATTTTGTCCGAGAGTTTGTATTGACATCCTCTATGGAAAGTCAGGAAGGGCATCAAATTATAAGTAAGCCTTTCCTCTTTCATCCTGGGGAAAGTTCCGCACCCAGTGAATTTGAAGTTTTTTTTCTTCAGGAGGGTGTCCGGTATCAGTATGGCTTTTCCGCTACCCAAGAACGGGTAATTCATGAGTGGCTCTTCGCTTATCCTGGAAGTCGAGCACAACGTTGGTTTGAGCGTGCCTACAATCCAGAAACCGAGGAAGAAGAATGGTATTTCGGTAGCAAGTTCTCCGGGCAAAAGAAAGCGTGGCAGGAATCGACCCGGTCGAATGCCCTGTTCCTTTCTACCGCTGTGCAGCTCAATAGCGAACAGCTTAAGCCTGTTTTTGCTTGGTTCAAAAAGTTAGTTATTGTTCGGCATGGACAACTATTCAGTCCCGAATTCACCGTAAAACGTTGTGAAAATGAAGAGGGTTGTACAGATATTCTCAGGCTGCTGCAAGGGGCAGGCATTGAGGTCGAGGGAATTGAAATCAAGGAGAGCAAGATTAATCAGGTGAAATTTCCTGCGGATATCCCTGATGAACTGAGGGTGGCTATTCAAAAAGATTTGTTAAAAAAATTCAAGAAGGTTTTCTTTCAGCATAATATCGAGGAGACAGGAGGTAATTGTTTGCTTCCCTTGGAAGAAGAGTCTGATGGGACGCAGAAGATTTTTGCTTATGCGGCTCCTTTGCTAGATGTATTGAAAAATGGGCGAGTGTTGGTCGTTGATGAGTTGGACAACAGTTTTCACCCTCATCTGGTGCGATTTCTGCTTTCATTAATTCATGATTCAGCATCCAATAAGCAGAACGGCCAGCTTATTTTTTCTACCCATGATACATCGATTCTGGATGCAAAGATTTTACGCCGAGATCAGATCTGGTTTATGGAAAAAAACGAAGAACAGGCCACACAACTTTATCCCTTATCAGACTTTCATCCCCGGAAAAAAGAGGCTCTTGAAAAAGGTTATCTCCAAGGCCGTTTCGGTGCCCTGCCGTATATCGGAGAGGTTCATTTTTAA
- a CDS encoding E2/UBC family protein, whose amino-acid sequence MPGNKFVAEEVLADIPGVSSVTPLTEFNERGIDPKIFKTLRVIASHEKQKWRLLVSIPRSFPVSLPPIHLENAQDYQPMGHVNWQGNICYKDNQGLVADIRNPEAVLTGCLLEALRTLHQHYNDVSRHDLWVDYEDYWESLPAEPHVTMCLIEQTDDLKELTHIERVQFYEI is encoded by the coding sequence ATGCCGGGAAACAAATTCGTCGCCGAAGAGGTTCTTGCCGATATACCCGGAGTGTCCTCAGTTACGCCGCTTACTGAATTCAATGAAAGAGGAATTGATCCTAAAATATTCAAGACCCTTCGAGTAATTGCTTCTCATGAAAAGCAGAAGTGGAGACTCCTTGTTTCTATTCCGAGAAGCTTTCCAGTCAGCTTACCTCCGATACACCTAGAGAACGCTCAGGATTATCAGCCGATGGGACATGTTAACTGGCAAGGAAATATCTGCTATAAGGATAATCAGGGATTGGTTGCTGATATCAGAAATCCAGAAGCGGTATTAACCGGGTGCTTGCTGGAAGCTCTGCGTACACTCCATCAGCATTATAACGATGTCAGCAGGCATGATCTGTGGGTGGATTATGAGGATTACTGGGAAAGCTTACCGGCTGAACCGCATGTAACAATGTGTTTGATTGAGCAAACGGATGACCTCAAGGAACTTACTCACATTGAGCGGGTGCAGTTTTATGAAATTTGA
- the bioD gene encoding dethiobiotin synthase, whose protein sequence is MNKPVVICGIDTDVGKSVVTGLLARHLMGQGKVVITQKPVQTGCEGRPEDLLLHRKFMGTGWLAPDEQGLTCSYCFPLPASPHLAAEHAGTEIDTARLDSATDTLAGQVDQLIIEAAGGLLVPLTRQLLLLDYLQSRSFPLILVTTPRLGSINHTLLCLEAIKHRNMELMGLVYNVYGSGYDPRIVTDSLRVFREALKRYGFPEKIVLLPDIKESCSANWDTLFSGSPRKGISADAG, encoded by the coding sequence ATGAATAAACCCGTTGTCATCTGCGGTATAGATACTGATGTGGGCAAGTCCGTGGTCACGGGCTTGCTTGCTCGTCATTTGATGGGGCAGGGCAAGGTGGTGATCACCCAGAAACCGGTGCAAACCGGTTGTGAGGGTCGCCCTGAAGATCTCCTCCTGCATCGGAAATTCATGGGCACGGGCTGGCTTGCTCCGGACGAGCAGGGCCTGACCTGTTCCTATTGTTTTCCTTTGCCAGCTTCACCGCATCTTGCGGCGGAACATGCTGGTACGGAAATTGATACGGCTCGGTTGGACAGTGCCACGGACACCTTGGCAGGACAGGTTGATCAGCTGATTATCGAGGCAGCAGGGGGCCTGCTGGTCCCGTTGACCCGGCAGCTCCTGTTGCTGGATTATTTACAGAGTCGTTCTTTTCCGCTCATCTTGGTGACCACACCCAGGCTTGGTTCCATCAACCATACCCTGCTCTGTCTTGAGGCGATCAAACACCGTAATATGGAGCTGATGGGGTTGGTGTATAATGTATATGGGTCAGGTTATGACCCGAGAATTGTAACAGATTCATTACGTGTTTTTAGAGAGGCCCTCAAACGTTACGGTTTCCCGGAAAAAATTGTGTTACTGCCCGATATCAAGGAGTCCTGCTCTGCGAATTGGGATACTTTATTCTCTGGATCCCCCCGGAAGGGGATAAGCGCAGATGCTGGCTGA
- a CDS encoding IS1634 family transposase — MEKYSIERLDHLGIVAGTIKDLGLVEFIDSHLGHYENETLSAGETVAGMILNGLGFSNKPLSLTPLFFQNCPLSLLFRDGVNADDFNRFKLGRVLDRLHNFGTEALFSHIAVDVCEKENIDFRFNHLDTSAFSLTGEYLPDVDEQAISITHGHSKDHRPDLKQVMLEMMVTQDGGIPILFKSLDGNSSDNTVFKDRAAALIKEFEQSETPRYIVADCKMYTRKNAPNLSKLLFVTRIPQNIKEVEEVITQALDNTDDWLEFDGGPNVKMFNVEHYGIRQRWHVVSSEASRQKSVKKIEKKAKKERVKIQKAIFHLQADRFHCVEDAIKAGEKLAGRWKTHSLSSYEIIEHKQYKGKGRPKKGEQPVAIDYQIVLAAQLDSDKVDRLQKVAACYIIGTNIHEEHLSVQEVLYAYKEQNHAEQGFRFLKDPLFFASSLFLKKPSRISALLMVMVLSLLVYGIAERRMRNRLAEQQETVPNQINQPTQTPTLRWIFQLMGGISRIKITVGNRVKYVFDGITKLKQRILLLFGDGVANIYQIS, encoded by the coding sequence ATGGAAAAATACTCGATTGAACGACTTGATCATTTAGGCATAGTAGCCGGAACAATTAAAGATCTCGGGCTGGTAGAATTTATTGACTCCCACTTGGGCCATTATGAAAATGAAACTTTGTCCGCTGGGGAAACCGTAGCTGGAATGATATTGAACGGATTAGGTTTTTCCAATAAGCCCCTGTCATTGACCCCTTTATTTTTTCAAAACTGTCCTCTTTCTTTGCTGTTTAGGGACGGAGTGAATGCCGATGATTTTAATCGTTTCAAACTCGGGCGCGTCCTCGACCGTCTGCACAATTTTGGAACCGAAGCACTTTTCAGTCACATAGCTGTCGATGTCTGTGAAAAAGAAAACATTGACTTTCGTTTCAATCATTTGGATACAAGTGCTTTCAGTCTGACGGGTGAATATCTTCCAGATGTTGATGAGCAGGCGATTTCTATCACCCACGGACATTCTAAAGACCATCGCCCTGATTTAAAACAGGTCATGCTTGAAATGATGGTTACTCAGGATGGCGGAATTCCAATTTTATTTAAAAGCTTAGACGGTAACAGTTCAGACAACACTGTCTTTAAGGATCGTGCGGCAGCTCTGATCAAAGAGTTTGAACAGTCTGAAACCCCTCGGTATATTGTAGCCGACTGCAAGATGTATACTCGGAAGAATGCCCCAAATTTAAGTAAACTGCTTTTTGTCACCCGTATTCCTCAAAATATAAAAGAAGTTGAAGAAGTTATCACTCAGGCCTTGGACAACACAGATGACTGGCTGGAATTCGATGGCGGACCTAACGTCAAGATGTTCAATGTGGAACATTATGGAATCAGGCAGAGGTGGCATGTTGTTTCTTCTGAAGCTTCTCGTCAAAAATCCGTCAAAAAAATCGAAAAAAAGGCAAAAAAAGAAAGAGTTAAGATCCAGAAAGCAATTTTTCACCTGCAAGCGGATCGCTTTCACTGCGTAGAAGATGCAATCAAAGCGGGCGAGAAATTAGCCGGCAGATGGAAGACCCACAGCCTATCATCGTATGAAATCATAGAACATAAACAGTACAAAGGGAAAGGACGTCCGAAAAAAGGTGAACAACCTGTCGCAATTGATTATCAGATAGTTTTAGCAGCACAGCTTGACAGCGACAAAGTGGATCGACTGCAAAAAGTAGCTGCATGTTATATCATAGGCACTAATATCCATGAAGAACATCTGTCTGTACAGGAAGTTCTCTATGCCTATAAGGAACAAAACCATGCGGAACAAGGGTTCCGTTTTCTGAAGGATCCTTTATTTTTTGCTTCCTCCTTATTTTTAAAAAAACCGTCTCGAATTTCTGCATTACTTATGGTCATGGTGCTTTCACTGTTAGTTTACGGGATAGCAGAAAGACGAATGCGTAATCGGTTAGCTGAACAGCAGGAAACCGTTCCTAATCAAATTAACCAGCCTACTCAGACACCTACTTTGCGCTGGATTTTTCAGTTAATGGGCGGAATCAGTCGTATCAAAATCACTGTTGGAAACCGGGTTAAATATGTTTTTGACGGTATTACCAAGCTGAAACAACGAATACTGTTACTCTTTGGTGATGGTGTGGCTAATATATATCAAATTTCATAA
- the trpB gene encoding tryptophan synthase subunit beta, translated as MKKGYFGQWGGAFIPEVLHQTFADLEKAYKAIREDPAFWQEYVDLMGNYSCRPTPLTFAQNLSDHLGGARIYIKREDLNHTGAHKANNVMGQGLLVKRMGKKRVIAETGAGQHGVATATMAARFGFDCTIYMGEVDVARQRPNVFWMEKLGATVVPVKDGSRTLKDAINEAFRDWVTNMDTTHYVFGTACGPAPFPEMVSWFQSIIGIEAEKQIKEQHGGLPDRVYACVGGGSNAMGIFQGFLEHEEVELVGVEAGGKGIDTEEHASRMVGDRATPGVAQGYKTMFLQDTDGQMLDTHSIAAGLDYVGVSPILTDLGEKDRVRFEAATDTEVLEALQLTMRREGIIPALESSHAFVQAIKEAPTMSRDQAIIINMSGRGDKDIFTIAHAFNDPSWKEFIIGRAAEYAAK; from the coding sequence ATGAAAAAAGGATATTTCGGCCAATGGGGCGGCGCATTCATTCCTGAAGTGCTTCATCAAACCTTTGCAGATCTCGAAAAGGCCTATAAGGCTATCCGGGAGGATCCCGCGTTTTGGCAGGAATACGTCGACCTGATGGGCAATTATTCCTGTCGTCCCACCCCGCTGACCTTTGCTCAAAATCTCTCCGACCATCTGGGCGGAGCGCGGATTTATATCAAACGGGAAGATCTGAACCACACCGGTGCTCACAAGGCCAATAACGTGATGGGGCAGGGGCTGTTGGTCAAGCGCATGGGCAAAAAACGGGTCATTGCCGAAACAGGGGCAGGCCAGCACGGCGTGGCCACCGCAACCATGGCGGCTCGTTTTGGTTTTGACTGCACCATCTACATGGGCGAAGTGGATGTGGCCCGGCAGCGTCCCAATGTGTTCTGGATGGAAAAGCTGGGAGCCACAGTGGTGCCGGTGAAGGATGGCTCCAGGACCCTCAAGGACGCCATTAACGAGGCCTTCCGTGACTGGGTCACCAATATGGATACCACTCACTACGTGTTCGGCACAGCATGCGGCCCGGCTCCTTTCCCGGAGATGGTGTCTTGGTTCCAGTCTATTATCGGCATTGAGGCGGAAAAGCAAATCAAGGAGCAACATGGCGGCTTGCCGGATCGGGTCTATGCCTGCGTGGGCGGCGGTTCCAATGCAATGGGGATCTTTCAGGGCTTCCTGGAGCATGAAGAGGTCGAGCTGGTCGGGGTGGAAGCGGGTGGTAAGGGCATCGACACAGAAGAACATGCCTCCAGAATGGTGGGCGATCGGGCAACGCCGGGTGTGGCCCAAGGCTATAAGACCATGTTTCTTCAGGATACTGACGGGCAGATGCTGGATACCCATTCCATTGCCGCAGGCCTGGACTATGTGGGTGTCTCCCCGATTCTGACTGATCTGGGAGAAAAAGATCGGGTCCGTTTTGAGGCGGCAACAGATACTGAGGTGCTGGAGGCCTTACAGCTGACCATGCGGCGAGAAGGGATTATTCCGGCCCTGGAGTCCTCCCACGCCTTTGTGCAGGCGATTAAGGAGGCCCCGACCATGTCTCGGGATCAGGCAATTATTATCAACATGTCCGGTCGTGGCGATAAGGATATCTTTACCATTGCCCATGCCTTTAATGATCCTTCCTGGAAGGAGTTTATTATAGGACGGGCTGCGGAATATGCAGCGAAATAA
- a CDS encoding nucleotidyltransferase, giving the protein MADLQTQFEKFHDQIKLTDEKKLLREKRDILKNNLEEGFKKIDEPPKIDTYLLQGSYAIHTGIKPANDDYDIDVGVVFDCSREDIGALKLKNMVKDALDHPSRDPKLKNPCITIQYSQNGENTYHVDMPVYVKRDDEEGYDLAWGKSSSSEKWVQSDPKGLVDAINEKYTDDEERYQFRRVVKYLKAWKGNKFSFNVPSIGLTLAVWHMFSSDIDPFDNSRNDLSALRKTIANIHALFQRVNIDENGANLYRLETRLSVVPKNDVFEKLTDKKMTELWTKMGDLLNALSGAEREERIDSACKKLGKYFPDFPVPTSQETAKASVFSLNNTGASS; this is encoded by the coding sequence ATGGCAGACTTACAAACACAGTTTGAAAAATTCCACGATCAAATCAAACTTACAGATGAGAAGAAACTTTTGAGAGAGAAACGAGATATTCTCAAGAACAATCTTGAAGAGGGCTTTAAGAAAATTGACGAGCCACCCAAGATAGATACGTATCTTTTGCAAGGCTCATATGCAATCCACACAGGTATTAAGCCTGCCAATGACGACTATGACATTGATGTCGGAGTAGTTTTTGATTGTTCTAGGGAAGATATTGGAGCTCTTAAACTGAAAAATATGGTGAAAGATGCTTTGGATCATCCAAGTCGTGACCCTAAATTAAAAAATCCATGCATTACTATCCAATATTCCCAGAACGGTGAGAATACATATCATGTAGACATGCCGGTTTACGTCAAACGTGATGACGAGGAAGGCTACGATCTTGCATGGGGCAAGAGCAGTTCATCTGAAAAATGGGTACAGTCTGATCCGAAAGGGTTGGTTGATGCAATCAATGAAAAATATACCGACGATGAAGAGCGATACCAGTTTCGTCGTGTGGTTAAATACTTAAAAGCATGGAAAGGGAACAAGTTTTCTTTCAATGTGCCAAGCATCGGATTAACCTTGGCAGTATGGCATATGTTCTCTTCGGATATAGATCCTTTTGATAATAGTAGAAACGACTTATCAGCCTTAAGAAAAACCATTGCCAACATCCATGCTTTATTCCAAAGAGTAAATATAGACGAGAACGGAGCAAATCTGTATCGACTCGAAACACGTCTTTCTGTTGTTCCAAAAAATGATGTGTTTGAGAAGCTTACAGATAAAAAAATGACGGAATTGTGGACTAAAATGGGGGATCTATTAAACGCTTTGTCTGGTGCTGAACGTGAAGAAAGAATTGACTCCGCATGTAAAAAGTTGGGCAAATATTTTCCTGACTTTCCTGTACCTACATCTCAAGAAACCGCAAAGGCATCCGTTTTCAGCCTGAATAACACAGGAGCCTCTTCATAA
- a CDS encoding carbohydrate kinase, which yields MIKLLSPKATDIWIFGEVLFDTFPDGTAVLGGAPFNVAWNLTAFQAAPRIITAVGNDAPGQVIQERMHGWQMNCEYLAVVPEYPTGKVTIRLINGEPSYTIEENQAYDNIPMDCLPERTEGFLYFGSLALRTAHNRDLLAELRKRHQGKIFIDINLRPPFWDKDNILALVREAHWLKLNEAELALIAQTKDADMESQARQMKADCGLDGIVVTCGSRGAFALGPDNNAIQVRPEHAQDVQDTVGAGDAFASVLLFGLMHSWPLQDILKRAQQFASDVVGIQGAVSADRKFYQQHLQSW from the coding sequence ATGATAAAATTATTATCACCTAAAGCAACAGACATCTGGATTTTCGGAGAAGTCCTGTTTGATACCTTTCCTGACGGCACCGCAGTCCTTGGTGGTGCGCCCTTTAACGTGGCATGGAACCTGACCGCTTTTCAGGCTGCACCTCGAATTATTACTGCTGTTGGCAACGATGCCCCAGGCCAAGTCATTCAAGAGCGGATGCATGGTTGGCAGATGAACTGCGAATATCTTGCTGTTGTCCCGGAATACCCAACCGGTAAGGTGACAATTCGGTTGATCAACGGCGAGCCCTCGTATACCATTGAGGAAAATCAGGCCTACGATAATATCCCGATGGACTGCCTCCCGGAGCGCACGGAAGGATTTCTCTATTTCGGCTCACTGGCTCTGCGCACTGCCCATAACCGCGATCTGTTGGCTGAACTGAGAAAACGACATCAGGGGAAAATCTTTATCGACATTAATCTGCGACCGCCGTTCTGGGACAAGGACAACATTCTTGCTCTTGTCCGGGAAGCGCACTGGCTCAAGCTCAACGAGGCCGAGCTCGCCTTAATTGCTCAGACCAAGGATGCAGATATGGAATCCCAAGCCCGTCAGATGAAGGCTGATTGCGGCCTGGATGGTATTGTGGTGACCTGCGGCAGCAGAGGTGCCTTTGCCCTCGGACCTGATAATAACGCAATCCAGGTGAGACCAGAGCATGCTCAGGACGTGCAGGATACCGTTGGGGCAGGTGATGCCTTTGCCTCGGTGCTGCTGTTCGGCCTGATGCACTCCTGGCCCTTACAGGACATCCTGAAACGCGCGCAACAATTTGCTTCCGACGTGGTCGGCATCCAAGGGGCCGTGAGTGCGGACAGAAAGTTTTATCAACAACATCTTCAATCCTGGTAG
- a CDS encoding RloB family protein, translated as MGSENLFHKRKARSATGHRRRLAKRSPYDRVLIVCEGKKTEPDYFKALIDDLQLNTANIKIAENTDGSSPRNVVDVARRNYKEDKKNGGLFDQVYCVFDKDKHSTYRAALDIIRREKKRGKRGCPIHAVTSVPCFEFWILLHFTKTTKNFDTGHGSICKNVITDLKKYIPAYEKGEIKKIYQLVKESTSQAMTRAKQVEQHCKSGRTDMPSTKVYALVEYLKKLKS; from the coding sequence ATGGGCAGCGAGAATTTATTCCATAAGCGCAAAGCAAGAAGTGCAACTGGCCATAGACGGAGGCTCGCCAAAAGATCGCCCTATGACAGGGTGCTGATTGTCTGTGAAGGGAAAAAGACTGAGCCTGATTATTTCAAGGCCCTGATTGATGATCTACAATTGAATACAGCAAATATCAAAATTGCAGAGAATACCGATGGTTCCTCACCTCGTAATGTGGTTGACGTTGCCCGGCGTAACTACAAAGAGGATAAGAAGAACGGCGGACTCTTTGATCAAGTCTACTGTGTTTTTGATAAGGATAAGCATTCGACCTATCGAGCGGCACTTGATATTATTCGACGGGAAAAGAAGCGAGGAAAGAGAGGCTGTCCCATTCATGCTGTAACCTCGGTTCCCTGTTTTGAATTCTGGATTTTATTGCATTTCACCAAGACAACGAAGAATTTTGATACCGGGCATGGTTCAATCTGTAAAAATGTGATTACTGATCTGAAGAAATATATCCCGGCTTATGAGAAAGGTGAAATAAAAAAGATTTATCAGCTCGTCAAAGAGTCTACTTCTCAGGCAATGACAAGAGCCAAGCAAGTAGAGCAACATTGTAAGAGTGGTCGCACTGATATGCCTTCTACCAAAGTGTATGCGCTCGTCGAATACCTGAAAAAGCTGAAGAGCTGA
- a CDS encoding amylosucrase: MKPDFHKRDLRHFYTRLGANFYAIHSLFDQLYGQLPDFEEYMLRLVEVLARNYLDRPAELQEIDNTREENHNWFLHQQWVGMALYLDGFAGNLQGLKEKIPYFQELGINLVHIMPILKSPAGKSDGGYAVSDFREINEHAGTLEDIREVAAAFREQGILLTLDVVLNHTSNQHEWAEKTRQGDLQYHDYFFIFEDRNLPDMFEQTMPEVFPDTDPDNFTWDERMQKWVMTVFHDYQWDLNYSNPEVFLEMLDIILFWANQGADIVRLDAVAFLWKELGTSCQNRPEAHLLLQLFKDCCQVTAPGLLFIAEAIVAPLEVIKYFGEDAVVAKECEIAYNATFMALLWEATATHNCKLLAHAIKSLPDKLERATWLNYIRCHDDIGFGFDDEDIKKAEYDPAEHRRFLMQYLTGEFEGSYATGRPFAFNEKNGDARVSGTLASLAGLEYAMVQQNVQEVNFAIRRILLLHSLILSFGGIPLLYYGDEVGTFNDFSYKNDENKADDSRWMHRPQLNWETLARRDEPGTPEYSIFQELRKMIAVRKEIDAFADFNNRQLVNLDNDHLFAFLRSSHPCYHQHPVEPIFVLANFDRHPQSADLKALSAYGFGDARSLLDLFTGRPPHCFRNELILSPYQFCWLRNG; this comes from the coding sequence ATGAAACCCGACTTTCATAAACGGGATCTCCGCCATTTTTACACCCGCTTGGGAGCAAACTTTTACGCCATTCATTCCTTGTTTGACCAACTCTATGGTCAGCTTCCAGACTTTGAAGAATACATGCTGCGTCTGGTCGAAGTGCTGGCCAGAAATTATCTGGACCGCCCTGCAGAACTCCAGGAAATTGATAACACCCGTGAAGAGAACCATAACTGGTTTCTGCACCAGCAATGGGTGGGCATGGCCCTTTACCTGGACGGATTTGCCGGAAACCTGCAAGGGCTCAAGGAAAAGATACCCTATTTCCAAGAACTGGGTATCAACTTGGTTCATATCATGCCCATCCTCAAAAGTCCTGCCGGTAAAAGCGACGGAGGCTATGCGGTCAGCGATTTCCGGGAAATCAACGAACATGCTGGCACGCTGGAGGATATTCGCGAAGTAGCAGCCGCCTTCCGGGAACAGGGCATCTTGCTGACCCTGGATGTGGTGCTCAATCACACCTCGAATCAGCATGAATGGGCTGAAAAAACCCGGCAGGGTGATCTGCAATACCATGATTATTTTTTCATCTTTGAAGATCGTAACCTCCCGGACATGTTTGAACAGACCATGCCCGAGGTCTTTCCCGATACAGATCCTGATAACTTTACTTGGGATGAACGCATGCAGAAATGGGTGATGACCGTCTTTCATGACTACCAATGGGATCTCAATTACTCCAATCCCGAGGTCTTCCTGGAAATGCTGGACATCATCCTGTTCTGGGCCAATCAGGGGGCCGATATTGTTCGCCTGGACGCAGTGGCCTTCCTCTGGAAGGAGCTGGGCACAAGCTGCCAGAACCGACCGGAAGCCCATCTCCTTCTTCAACTCTTTAAGGACTGCTGTCAGGTTACGGCTCCTGGTCTGCTCTTTATTGCCGAGGCCATTGTCGCTCCTCTGGAGGTGATTAAGTATTTCGGCGAGGATGCGGTAGTGGCCAAGGAATGCGAAATTGCCTATAACGCCACCTTTATGGCCTTGCTCTGGGAGGCCACAGCCACCCATAACTGCAAACTGCTTGCCCATGCCATCAAAAGTCTACCTGACAAGCTGGAACGGGCAACTTGGCTCAACTATATTCGCTGTCACGACGATATAGGCTTTGGTTTTGATGATGAAGATATCAAAAAAGCCGAGTATGACCCAGCTGAACACCGTCGGTTTCTGATGCAGTATCTGACCGGTGAATTTGAAGGCTCCTACGCTACTGGTCGCCCCTTTGCTTTTAACGAAAAAAACGGAGATGCACGCGTATCTGGAACCTTGGCTTCGCTGGCCGGACTAGAGTATGCTATGGTGCAACAAAATGTACAGGAAGTAAATTTTGCAATCAGGCGTATTCTTCTCCTCCACAGCCTGATTCTCTCTTTCGGCGGTATCCCCCTGCTCTACTACGGCGATGAGGTCGGCACCTTTAATGATTTCAGCTACAAAAATGACGAAAACAAAGCCGACGACAGCCGCTGGATGCATCGCCCGCAATTGAACTGGGAAACCTTAGCCCGCAGGGATGAGCCTGGAACACCGGAATACAGCATTTTTCAGGAGTTACGTAAGATGATCGCGGTTCGCAAAGAAATAGATGCCTTTGCGGATTTCAACAACCGGCAACTCGTTAACCTGGATAATGATCATCTCTTTGCCTTTCTCCGCTCCAGCCATCCGTGCTACCATCAACACCCGGTGGAACCCATCTTTGTGCTGGCCAATTTTGACCGCCACCCGCAGTCTGCCGACCTGAAAGCACTGAGTGCCTACGGTTTCGGCGACGCACGATCACTCCTTGACCTGTTCACTGGCCGCCCGCCGCACTGCTTTCGCAACGAGCTGATCCTTTCTCCGTATCAGTTCTGTTGGCTCAGAAACGGATGA